One segment of Labrus mixtus chromosome 10, fLabMix1.1, whole genome shotgun sequence DNA contains the following:
- the il21 gene encoding interleukin-21: protein MYKKVSDTTVCISSKSSEKHLLVDLVPFAARSDNMKPIVFFCLFAACCFSLATANGTGRSQESRKLEEVLRHLRAVKESLQQTELLLNTPPQNIQDCCCLPALQCFRDNLPVQNGAEKKRVRLFKSLNHPLTERGLNFCATGNNLASCQACASHPKQNATIFFNRLETLIQSAFTRLTN, encoded by the exons ATGTATAAAAAGGTAAGCGACACCACCGTCTGCATTTCCAGTAAATCTTCTGAAAAGCATCTTTTGGTTGATCTGGTTCCCTTTGCAGCTCGCTCTGACAACATGAAGCccattgtctttttttgccttttcgcAGCCTGCTGCTTCTCTCTGGCCACCGCAAACGGGACTGGACGATCACAGGAGAGCAGAAAACTAGAAGAAGTCCTGAGACATCTGAGGGCTGTGAAAGAAAGCCTGCAG CAGACCGAGCTGCTGCTGAATACTCCACCACAGAATATCCAg gactgcTGCTGTCTGCCAGCCTTGCAGTGTTTTCGGGATAACCTGCCGGTGCAAAACGGTGCAGAAAAGAAGCGAGTCAGACTCTTCAAGAGCCTTAACCACCCGCTGACC GAGAGAGGTCTGAACTTTTGTGCTACAGGAAATAATCTG GCCAGCTGCCAAGCCTGCGCCTCACATCCCAAACAAAATGCAACGATATTCTTCAACAGACTGGAGACTCTTATCCAAAgt GCCTTCACCAGACTGACAAACTGA